CGTCATCCGCCCTGGTGGACCGTGCCGTGGTGAGCGCGGTTCCGGGCGTGTCGAGCAGACCTTACGGCCCGGGACCCCTGTTGTTCGCCCCCTCGAACAACTCGGGATGGACACGGTCTTGTCCGGACCACCGGTCAGAGGCTAGCTTCTTCCTGTATAGAAAGCGCTTGCTGTAACGCTGATCAGGAATGAGGCGTACGCGGCGCGCACAACCGCGTACGGAACGCGCAGGCACGCTGCGCACGACGCCTACGAAGGGATCGACGTGACACGCAAGACGGTGCGTATCGCCATGAACGGCGTGACCGGGCGCATGGGGTACCGCCAGCACCTCGTCCGCTCCATCCTGGCCCTCCGCGAGCAGGGCGGCCTCGACCTCGGCGACGGCACCGTGCTGTGGCCGGAACCGGTCCTCGTCGGCCGTCGTGAACACGCCCTGAAGACGCTTGCCGCACAGCACGGACTGGACCCGAAGAACGTCTCCACCGACCTCGACGCGGTCCTCGCCGACCCGACCGTCGAGATCTACTTCGACGCCCAGGTCACCTCCGCCCGCGAGGAGGCGATCAGGAAGGCGGTCGCCGCCGGCAAGCACATCTACACCGAGAAGCCCACCGCGACCGGTCTCGAAGGCGCCCTGGAGCTGGCCCGGCTGGCCACCGCCGCCGGCGTCAAGCACGGCGTCGTCCAGGACAAGCTCTTCCTGCCGGGCCTGCTCAAGCTCAAGCGCCTCATCGACGGCGGCTTCTTCGGCCGGATCCTCTCCATCCGCGGCGAGTTCGGCTACTGGGTCTTCGAGGGCGACTGGCAGGCCGCGCAGCGCCCGTCCTGGAACTACCGCGCGGAGGACGGCGGCGGCATCGTCGTCGACATGTTCCCGCACTGGGAGTACGTCCTGCA
The window above is part of the Streptomyces sp. NBC_00425 genome. Proteins encoded here:
- a CDS encoding Gfo/Idh/MocA family protein, which gives rise to MTRKTVRIAMNGVTGRMGYRQHLVRSILALREQGGLDLGDGTVLWPEPVLVGRREHALKTLAAQHGLDPKNVSTDLDAVLADPTVEIYFDAQVTSAREEAIRKAVAAGKHIYTEKPTATGLEGALELARLATAAGVKHGVVQDKLFLPGLLKLKRLIDGGFFGRILSIRGEFGYWVFEGDWQAAQRPSWNYRAEDGGGIVVDMFPHWEYVLHELFGRVKSVQALTATHIPQRWDEQGKPYDATADDAAYGVFELDGGAIAQINSSWTVRVNRDELVEFQVDGTEGSAVAGLRNCRVQHRSATPKPVWNPDIPATEVFRDQWQEVPDNGEFDNGFKAQWELFLKHVYADAPYHWDLLAGARGVQLAELGLKSSAEGRRLEVPEVTL